In a genomic window of Amycolatopsis japonica:
- a CDS encoding selenium-binding family protein, with amino-acid sequence MLSNSPKWRKVVIGALAAALAAGTVTYTGSSTSAYADVQVVKDAKKAADGKEYWVQNHLVSKDVAASRSADGKRKKWLLVWAGDENIADTLVKDIKNLPGSLGGGLNKIKNALPGPDFLAVIDATQGSPTYGKVVNTATVGPLVENEPHHMQYVWHKGDTIYAGALFAAATYAFDVSALPQLKLKGVSLPTQTLGGSVPDAYWVLKDGTAYGTYMGGPVVPGPHTYANGSTVVGNGFAGSPGEVVRFDQNAQVLSESPAATPQGDNKKLCDNLPQLDKPTCANPHGIQAREDLNTLVTSDYAEPRNIILDPVKQPSPYLRRPTVRTWDISDRNKPKLKTVSYLPDGPRADPADPLHAESRAVMETTVTNLPGHKGAFAQTMQGGAVFYTPDITAKEPHWIQVFDDGAANKAIHPNNDSNGGGSNGGWIQTSPDDKYLYRAITGRSKGALGPDDPGTTGGVYVLDIQKLLAAGDKVENIKGRIDTKEKSQQGGGGDLPTVVGAAPINPGTSGGGPHWGAYDNFVLGDDGYYHETDKPQHLAVSNYFVARSGLDGDHKVNLLNLGEDGKVAVDQNFRDEFTGQVGINFNRKTWPHGSFGNAKPHSELFVVADADLK; translated from the coding sequence ATGCTATCCAACTCGCCCAAGTGGCGAAAAGTGGTGATAGGCGCCTTGGCGGCGGCACTCGCCGCGGGCACGGTGACCTATACCGGCTCGTCGACGAGTGCCTACGCCGACGTCCAGGTCGTCAAGGACGCGAAGAAGGCGGCCGACGGCAAGGAGTACTGGGTCCAGAACCATCTGGTGTCCAAGGACGTCGCGGCGTCCCGGAGCGCGGACGGCAAGCGCAAGAAATGGCTGCTGGTCTGGGCCGGTGACGAGAACATCGCCGACACCCTGGTCAAGGACATCAAGAACCTGCCGGGCTCGCTCGGCGGCGGCCTGAACAAGATCAAGAACGCGTTGCCCGGTCCGGACTTCCTCGCCGTGATCGACGCGACGCAGGGTTCGCCGACCTACGGCAAGGTCGTCAACACCGCCACCGTCGGCCCGCTCGTCGAGAACGAGCCGCACCATATGCAGTACGTGTGGCACAAGGGCGACACGATCTACGCCGGCGCGCTGTTCGCCGCCGCGACGTACGCCTTCGACGTCTCCGCGTTGCCGCAGCTGAAACTCAAGGGCGTCAGCCTCCCGACCCAGACCCTCGGCGGTTCCGTGCCGGACGCGTACTGGGTGCTCAAGGACGGCACCGCCTACGGCACGTACATGGGCGGGCCGGTCGTGCCGGGCCCGCACACCTACGCCAACGGTTCCACCGTGGTGGGCAACGGTTTCGCCGGCAGTCCCGGTGAGGTCGTCCGCTTCGACCAGAACGCGCAGGTGCTTTCCGAGTCCCCGGCCGCGACACCGCAGGGCGACAACAAGAAGCTGTGCGACAACCTTCCGCAACTGGACAAGCCGACCTGCGCCAACCCGCACGGCATCCAGGCACGCGAGGACCTCAACACCCTGGTCACCAGTGACTACGCCGAGCCGCGCAACATCATCCTCGACCCGGTGAAGCAGCCGTCGCCGTATCTGCGGCGGCCGACCGTCCGCACATGGGACATCTCCGACCGCAACAAGCCGAAGCTCAAGACGGTCTCGTACCTGCCGGACGGCCCGAGGGCCGATCCCGCGGACCCGCTGCACGCGGAAAGCCGCGCGGTCATGGAGACCACGGTGACCAACCTGCCGGGGCACAAGGGCGCGTTCGCCCAGACCATGCAGGGCGGTGCGGTGTTCTACACGCCGGACATCACCGCCAAGGAGCCGCACTGGATCCAGGTGTTCGACGATGGCGCCGCGAACAAGGCGATCCACCCGAACAACGACTCCAACGGTGGCGGGTCGAACGGTGGCTGGATCCAGACCAGCCCCGACGACAAGTACCTCTACCGCGCGATCACCGGACGGTCCAAGGGCGCGCTCGGCCCGGACGACCCCGGCACCACCGGTGGCGTGTACGTCCTCGACATCCAGAAGCTGCTCGCCGCCGGCGACAAGGTCGAGAACATCAAGGGCCGGATCGACACGAAGGAGAAGTCCCAGCAGGGCGGTGGCGGCGACCTGCCGACCGTCGTCGGCGCGGCGCCGATCAATCCGGGTACCTCCGGCGGCGGCCCGCACTGGGGCGCGTACGACAACTTCGTGCTCGGCGACGACGGGTACTACCACGAAACCGACAAGCCGCAGCACCTCGCGGTGTCGAACTACTTCGTCGCACGGTCCGGTTTGGACGGTGACCACAAGGTCAACCTGCTGAACCTCGGCGAGGACGGGAAGGTCGCGGTCGACCAGAACTTCCGGGACGAGTTCACCGGGCAGGTCGGGATCAACTTCAACCGGAAGACCTGGCCGCACGGGTCCTTCGGCAACGCCAAGCCGCACTCCGAACTGTTCGTCGTGGCGGACGCGGATCTCAAGTAA
- a CDS encoding serine hydrolase domain-containing protein → MTEENSATKNLRSALDDVHRAGVPGVFAEVRADGRIWRGAAGVADLETGRPVGTGMRQRVGSITKTFVSAAVLRQVEAGRLDLDAPIGDFLPLLVPGERGRAITIRMLLNHTSGLAEYLPYAFPSLQKLAPESLDDNRFQEFRPAELIAIGVGAPATGEPGSTPGIYSNTNYLLLGELLEHLTGAPMEEHISRDIIEPAGLANTGFPAGPRIEEPHSRMYEALFGAIDPPRDYSVYNMSWVMAGAGLVSTVDDLNRFYRKLLDGEIVSPSSLAEMQRLVPVIAQDGRLIDYGLGLYKTEIPGHGVFWGHDGTVWGALTMAWAGPDGGRQFSAAMNLVRWRKPDPEGTSHPIDDALATLKHQALCGPASDLRFAP, encoded by the coding sequence GTGACAGAAGAGAACTCGGCCACGAAGAACCTGCGGTCCGCCTTGGACGACGTCCATCGGGCGGGGGTGCCGGGGGTGTTCGCCGAGGTGCGGGCGGATGGGCGGATCTGGCGCGGCGCCGCCGGGGTCGCCGACCTGGAAACCGGGCGCCCCGTCGGGACCGGGATGCGGCAGCGCGTCGGCAGTATCACCAAGACGTTCGTCTCGGCCGCGGTTCTGCGCCAGGTCGAGGCGGGGCGGCTCGACCTCGACGCGCCGATCGGCGACTTCCTGCCGCTGCTGGTCCCCGGTGAACGGGGCCGCGCGATCACGATCCGCATGCTGCTCAACCACACCAGCGGCCTCGCCGAGTACCTGCCCTACGCGTTCCCGTCGCTCCAGAAGCTCGCCCCCGAGAGCCTCGACGACAACCGGTTTCAGGAGTTCCGCCCGGCGGAGCTGATCGCGATCGGTGTCGGCGCGCCCGCCACCGGCGAGCCGGGCAGCACTCCCGGGATCTACTCCAACACGAACTACTTGCTGCTGGGTGAACTGCTGGAGCACCTGACCGGCGCCCCGATGGAGGAGCACATCTCCCGCGACATCATCGAACCCGCGGGTCTCGCGAACACCGGCTTTCCCGCCGGTCCGCGTATCGAGGAGCCGCACTCGCGGATGTACGAAGCGCTGTTCGGCGCGATCGATCCGCCGCGCGACTACAGCGTCTACAACATGTCCTGGGTGATGGCCGGCGCCGGTCTGGTCTCGACCGTCGACGATCTCAACCGCTTCTACCGCAAACTGCTGGACGGGGAGATCGTCAGCCCGTCTTCGCTGGCGGAGATGCAGCGTCTGGTGCCGGTCATCGCGCAGGACGGGCGGCTGATCGACTACGGGCTCGGCCTGTACAAGACCGAGATCCCGGGGCACGGCGTCTTCTGGGGTCACGACGGCACGGTCTGGGGAGCGTTGACGATGGCCTGGGCCGGCCCTGACGGCGGACGGCAGTTCTCCGCCGCGATGAATCTCGTGCGGTGGCGCAAGCCGGACCCCGAAGGAACCTCGCACCCCATCGACGACGCCCTGGCGACCCTCAAGCACCAGGCCCTCTGCGGCCCCGCCTCCGACCTGCGTTTCGCCCCCTAA
- a CDS encoding SdrD B-like domain-containing protein, giving the protein MAPKPQAERAQVEASVVFEKTSYRTDEDVRFTFKIKNVGATRATGLWVSQSFSEPTDLVVPLESGWGPFTVGKGGKNLEPGDSFELPVTGKIRDIAKDTTVVQGIIFDQTGFGVGKFSAEAKVTKETSRVAGVVYGDKNGNGGLDDGEKLGGITVTLQYNNGPTKYTATSDADGRIEFGDLPAAEYHLGGEEIKGWHFPSESVRVGQNTKDLLIRGVPPLNGALKASMAFTQDSYKPGELAHVSVTLTNSGSIPLTGIVSGCDRYGADWALKGGESWGDLGNRGKGVTIAPGETRKIDVSEKVPDAALNRGFVSVSCDFGYREVDIDGHAQARDQAAVPGGFATVVGDVVHVVGQGEPKGVGGVKVVLVSDGKCPVIGERTTDAEGRFEFRKVVPGPEYKLYFLTPQGWRIRGENPMQIQVTGPEDKPFPIRTLAETGEAPAPTVPTQPADCGKTETPAPTTTPAGQGSGGGQGGSGLASTGADVIWLGALALAALGLGAVLVFGARRRRQPAE; this is encoded by the coding sequence GTGGCGCCGAAGCCGCAGGCCGAGCGGGCGCAAGTCGAGGCGTCGGTCGTCTTCGAAAAGACGTCGTATCGGACCGACGAGGACGTCCGGTTCACCTTCAAGATCAAGAACGTCGGTGCCACCCGCGCGACCGGCTTGTGGGTCTCGCAATCCTTCAGCGAGCCGACCGACCTGGTGGTCCCCCTCGAATCCGGGTGGGGGCCGTTCACGGTCGGCAAGGGCGGGAAGAACCTCGAACCGGGCGACAGCTTCGAGCTGCCGGTCACGGGAAAGATCCGGGACATCGCGAAAGACACGACCGTGGTGCAGGGGATCATCTTCGACCAGACCGGCTTCGGTGTCGGCAAGTTCTCCGCCGAGGCGAAGGTCACCAAGGAGACCAGTCGTGTGGCGGGAGTCGTCTACGGCGACAAGAACGGCAACGGTGGGCTCGACGACGGTGAGAAGTTGGGCGGCATAACCGTCACGCTGCAGTACAACAACGGCCCCACCAAGTACACCGCGACGAGCGACGCCGACGGGCGAATCGAGTTCGGTGACCTGCCCGCCGCCGAGTACCACCTAGGTGGCGAGGAGATCAAGGGCTGGCACTTCCCGTCCGAGAGCGTACGGGTCGGGCAGAACACGAAGGACTTGCTCATCCGAGGGGTGCCACCGCTGAACGGTGCGTTGAAGGCGTCGATGGCCTTCACGCAGGACAGCTACAAACCCGGCGAACTCGCGCATGTCTCCGTGACCCTGACCAACTCTGGCTCGATTCCGCTCACGGGCATCGTCTCCGGTTGTGACCGTTATGGCGCCGACTGGGCTCTGAAGGGCGGCGAGAGTTGGGGCGACCTCGGCAATCGCGGTAAGGGTGTGACGATCGCGCCTGGCGAGACGCGCAAGATCGACGTGTCCGAGAAGGTGCCCGATGCCGCCCTGAACCGCGGATTCGTCTCGGTGAGCTGCGACTTCGGCTATCGCGAGGTCGATATCGACGGTCATGCTCAGGCCCGTGACCAGGCGGCGGTCCCAGGTGGTTTCGCCACCGTCGTCGGTGACGTGGTCCATGTTGTCGGCCAGGGCGAGCCGAAGGGTGTCGGCGGGGTCAAGGTCGTGCTCGTCTCCGACGGAAAATGCCCCGTCATCGGTGAGCGGACGACCGACGCCGAAGGCCGCTTCGAGTTCCGCAAGGTGGTGCCGGGGCCTGAGTACAAGCTGTACTTCCTGACGCCGCAGGGCTGGCGGATCCGGGGTGAGAACCCGATGCAGATCCAGGTTACCGGGCCGGAGGACAAGCCCTTCCCGATCCGGACCTTGGCCGAGACCGGCGAGGCGCCCGCGCCCACCGTGCCCACGCAGCCCGCGGACTGCGGCAAAACCGAAACCCCGGCGCCGACGACCACGCCCGCCGGGCAGGGCAGCGGCGGCGGTCAAGGTGGTTCGGGGCTGGCCAGCACCGGTGCCGACGTGATCTGGCTCGGCGCGCTCGCGCTCGCCGCGCTGGGCCTCGGAGCGGTTCTGGTCTTCGGCGCCCGCCGCCGTCGTCAGCCTGCCGAATAG
- a CDS encoding DNA-directed RNA polymerase subunit beta', whose protein sequence is MLDVNFFDELRIGLATADDIRQWSFGEVKKPETINYRTLKPEKDGLFCEKIFGPTRDWECYCGKYKRVRFKGIICERCGVEVTRAKVRRERMGHIELAAPVTHIWYFKGVPSRLGYLLDLAPKDLEKIIYFAAYVITGVNTELRHNDLPTLENEIGVERKNLETKRDADIEARAQKLEADLAELEAEGAKSDVRRKVKEGGEREMRQLRDRAGRELDRLEEVWTTFTKLDVRQLIADELLYRELIDRYGEYFTGGMGAEAIQKLATEFDVAAEAESLRDTIRNGKGQKKLRALKRLKVVAAFQATGNDPRGMVLDAVPVIPPDLRPMVQLDGGRFATSDLNDLYRRVINRNNRLKRLIDLGAPEIIVNNEKRMLQEAVDALFDNGRRGRPVTGPGNRPLKSLSDLLKGKQGRFRQNLLGKRVDYSGRSVIIVGPQLKLHQCGLPKDMALELFKPFVMKRLVDLNHAQNIKSAKRMVERSRPQVWDVLEEVITGHPVMLNRAPTLHRLGIQAFEPQLVEGKAIQLHPLVCEAFNADFDGDQMAVHLPLSAEAQAEARILMLSANNILSPASGRPLAMPRLDMVTGLFHLTRLNENADGAGNAYSSPAEAIMAYDRKALSLHAPIKIRVTDRQPAKADEARLAENGWEPGKAWLAETTLGRVLFNELLPADYPFINEPMPKKRQAAIVNDLAERYSMTQVAQTLDRLKDAGFYWATRSGVTVAISDVLVPAGKKAILDEYEGKADQVEKRYQRGQLSHAERNNELVKVWTQATEEVHKIMETALPDDNPIAMIVKSGAAGNMTQVRSLAGMRGLVSNPKGEYIPRPIKANFREGLSVAEYFIATHGARKGLADTALRTADSGYLTRRLVDVSQDVIVREIDCGTTRGINMPIGEDIGDGKVLRDQHVETSVYARNLATDAVDAKGNVVLNAGDDIGDPAIDKLISSGISKVKVRSVLTCESAVGICATCYGRSMATGQLVDVGEAVGIVAAQSIGEPGTQLTMRTFHQGGVAGDDITTGLPRVQELFEARVPKGKAPIADVDGRVRIEESERFWKITLIPDDGSEEIVFDKLSKRQRLANTPNGPLGDGDRVAVGQQLLEGTPDPHEVLRVMGPREAQMHLVDEVQKVYRAQGVSIHDKHIEVIVRQMLRRVTIIDSGATDFLPGELPERTKFEAKNRASVAEGGEPASGRPVLMGITKASLTTDSWLSAASFQETTRVLTDAAINGRSDKLVGLKENVIIGKLIPAGTGINKYRNIQVQPTEEARVAAYAIPSYDDGYYTPDVFGSTPGAAVPLDDYDFGRDFR, encoded by the coding sequence GTGCTGGACGTCAACTTCTTCGATGAGCTCCGCATCGGCCTCGCCACCGCCGACGACATTCGTCAGTGGTCCTTCGGCGAGGTGAAGAAGCCGGAGACCATCAACTACCGGACGCTCAAGCCCGAGAAGGACGGCCTCTTCTGCGAGAAGATCTTCGGCCCGACCCGGGACTGGGAGTGCTACTGCGGTAAGTACAAGCGGGTCCGCTTCAAGGGCATCATCTGCGAGCGCTGTGGCGTCGAGGTCACCCGCGCCAAGGTGCGCCGTGAGCGGATGGGCCACATCGAGCTGGCCGCTCCCGTCACCCACATCTGGTACTTCAAGGGTGTTCCTTCCCGCCTGGGCTACCTGCTCGACCTGGCGCCGAAGGACCTCGAGAAGATCATCTACTTCGCGGCCTACGTGATCACCGGTGTGAACACCGAGCTGCGGCACAACGACCTGCCGACCCTCGAGAACGAGATCGGCGTCGAGCGCAAGAACCTCGAGACCAAGCGCGACGCGGACATCGAGGCACGGGCGCAGAAGCTGGAAGCCGACCTGGCCGAGCTGGAGGCGGAGGGCGCGAAGTCCGACGTCCGCCGCAAGGTCAAGGAAGGCGGCGAGCGCGAGATGCGTCAGCTGCGTGACCGCGCCGGTCGCGAGCTGGACCGTCTCGAGGAGGTCTGGACGACCTTCACCAAGCTCGACGTGCGTCAGCTGATCGCCGACGAGCTGCTCTACCGCGAGCTCATCGACCGGTACGGTGAGTACTTCACCGGCGGCATGGGCGCGGAGGCCATCCAGAAGCTGGCCACCGAGTTCGACGTCGCGGCGGAGGCCGAGAGCCTGCGCGACACCATCCGCAACGGCAAGGGGCAGAAGAAGCTCCGCGCGCTGAAGCGGCTCAAGGTCGTCGCGGCCTTCCAGGCCACCGGCAACGACCCGCGCGGCATGGTGCTCGACGCCGTCCCGGTGATCCCGCCGGACCTGCGCCCGATGGTCCAGCTCGACGGTGGCCGCTTCGCCACCTCCGACCTGAACGACCTCTACCGCCGGGTCATCAACCGGAACAACCGGTTGAAGCGGCTGATCGACCTCGGCGCGCCCGAGATCATCGTGAACAACGAGAAGCGGATGCTGCAGGAGGCCGTCGACGCGCTGTTCGACAACGGCCGCCGCGGCCGCCCGGTCACCGGTCCCGGTAACCGCCCGCTGAAGTCGCTGTCCGATCTGCTCAAGGGCAAGCAGGGCCGGTTCCGTCAGAACCTGCTCGGCAAGCGTGTCGACTACTCGGGCCGTTCGGTCATCATCGTCGGTCCGCAGCTGAAGCTGCACCAGTGCGGTCTGCCGAAGGACATGGCGCTCGAGCTGTTCAAGCCGTTCGTCATGAAGCGGCTGGTCGACCTGAACCACGCGCAGAACATCAAGTCCGCCAAGCGGATGGTGGAGCGGTCGCGCCCGCAGGTGTGGGACGTGCTCGAAGAGGTCATCACCGGCCACCCGGTGATGCTGAACCGTGCGCCGACCCTGCACCGCCTCGGTATCCAGGCCTTCGAGCCGCAGCTGGTCGAAGGCAAGGCCATCCAGCTGCACCCGCTGGTCTGTGAAGCGTTCAACGCGGACTTCGACGGTGACCAGATGGCCGTGCACCTCCCGCTTTCCGCGGAGGCGCAGGCCGAGGCCCGCATCCTGATGCTGTCGGCGAACAACATCCTTTCGCCGGCGTCGGGCCGTCCGCTCGCCATGCCGCGTCTGGACATGGTGACCGGTCTGTTCCACCTGACCCGGTTGAACGAGAACGCCGACGGTGCGGGCAACGCCTACTCCTCGCCCGCCGAGGCGATCATGGCGTACGACCGCAAGGCGCTGAGCCTGCACGCCCCGATCAAGATCCGCGTCACCGACCGTCAGCCCGCCAAGGCCGACGAGGCGAGGCTCGCGGAGAACGGCTGGGAGCCGGGCAAGGCGTGGCTGGCCGAGACCACCCTGGGCCGCGTGCTGTTCAACGAGCTGCTGCCGGCGGACTACCCGTTCATCAACGAGCCGATGCCGAAGAAGCGTCAGGCCGCGATCGTGAACGACCTCGCCGAGCGCTACTCGATGACCCAGGTCGCGCAGACCCTGGACCGCCTGAAGGACGCCGGTTTCTACTGGGCGACCCGTTCGGGTGTCACGGTCGCGATCTCCGACGTGCTCGTCCCGGCAGGCAAGAAGGCCATTCTGGACGAGTACGAAGGCAAGGCCGACCAGGTCGAGAAGCGGTACCAGCGTGGTCAGCTGTCGCACGCCGAGCGCAACAACGAGCTCGTCAAGGTGTGGACGCAGGCCACCGAAGAGGTCCACAAGATCATGGAGACGGCGCTGCCGGACGACAACCCGATCGCGATGATCGTGAAGTCGGGCGCGGCGGGCAACATGACGCAGGTCCGGTCGCTGGCCGGTATGCGTGGTCTGGTGTCGAACCCGAAGGGTGAGTACATCCCGCGTCCGATCAAGGCCAACTTCCGTGAAGGCCTGTCGGTGGCGGAGTACTTCATCGCGACGCACGGTGCCCGTAAGGGTCTGGCGGACACGGCGCTCCGTACCGCCGACTCGGGTTACCTGACCCGTCGTCTGGTGGACGTGTCGCAGGACGTCATCGTCCGCGAGATCGACTGTGGCACCACCCGCGGTATCAACATGCCGATCGGCGAGGACATCGGCGACGGCAAGGTCCTGCGCGACCAGCACGTCGAGACCAGCGTGTACGCGCGGAACCTGGCGACCGACGCGGTCGACGCCAAGGGCAACGTCGTGCTCAACGCCGGTGACGACATCGGTGACCCGGCGATCGACAAGCTCATCTCGAGCGGGATCTCCAAGGTCAAGGTGCGTTCGGTGCTGACCTGCGAGTCGGCCGTCGGTATCTGCGCCACCTGCTACGGCCGGTCCATGGCGACCGGTCAGCTCGTCGACGTCGGCGAGGCCGTGGGTATCGTCGCGGCCCAGTCGATCGGTGAGCCGGGTACGCAGCTGACGATGCGTACGTTCCACCAGGGTGGTGTCGCCGGTGACGACATCACGACCGGTCTGCCCCGTGTCCAGGAGCTGTTCGAAGCCCGGGTCCCGAAGGGCAAGGCGCCGATCGCCGACGTCGATGGCCGCGTGCGCATCGAGGAGAGCGAGCGGTTCTGGAAGATCACGCTGATCCCGGACGACGGCAGCGAAGAGATCGTCTTCGACAAGCTGTCCAAGCGTCAGCGGCTCGCGAACACCCCGAACGGCCCGCTGGGCGATGGTGACCGCGTCGCGGTCGGCCAGCAGCTGCTCGAAGGCACGCCGGACCCGCACGAGGTCCTGCGGGTCATGGGGCCGCGCGAGGCGCAGATGCACCTGGTGGACGAGGTCCAGAAGGTGTACCGGGCGCAGGGTGTGTCGATCCACGACAAGCACATCGAGGTCATCGTGCGGCAGATGCTGCGCCGCGTGACGATCATCGACTCCGGTGCCACGGACTTCCTGCCGGGCGAGCTGCCCGAGCGGACCAAGTTCGAGGCGAAGAACCGCGCGTCGGTCGCCGAAGGCGGCGAGCCGGCCTCGGGTCGCCCGGTGCTGATGGGGATCACGAAGGCCTCGCTGACCACGGACTCGTGGCTGTCGGCGGCCTCGTTCCAGGAGACCACGCGTGTCCTGACCGACGCGGCCATCAACGGCCGCTCGGACAAGCTCGTGGGCCTCAAGGAGAACGTGATCATCGGTAAGCTGATCCCGGCCGGTACCGGGATCAACAAGTACCGCAACATCCAGGTGCAGCCGACCGAGGAGGCGCGGGTCGCCGCTTACGCGATCCCGTCCTACGACGACGGCTACTACACCCCGGACGTGTTCGGCTCCACGCCGGGCGCCGCGGTGCCGCTGGACGACTACGACTTCGGCCGCGACTTCCGCTGA